One window of the Nicotiana tabacum cultivar K326 chromosome 4, ASM71507v2, whole genome shotgun sequence genome contains the following:
- the LOC107762396 gene encoding exocyst complex component EXO84B — translation MASVKSSRSRAHAVTPSKGINKESGTKLEENLNVFKSDNFDADAFVQSKCHSLNEKEIRQLCSYLLDLKRASAEEMRKSVYANYTAFIRTSKEISDLEGELSSMKNLLSTQATLIHGLAEGVHIDSLSDDAPESTSNGSSNDEVKEPTDLEKWLTEFPDLLDVLLAERRVDEALSSLDEGERIASEAKEKKTLGHAVLLSLQTAIAERRQKLADQLAEIACQPSTRGAELRAAISALKKLGDGPRAHSLLLNAHYKKYQFNMKNLRPSSTSYGGAYTAALSQLVFSAIAQAATDSLAIFGKEPAYTSELVMWATKQTEAFALLVKRHALTSSAAAGGLRAAAECVQIALGHCSLLEARGLALCPVLLKLFRPSVEQALDANLKRIEESTAALAAADDWELTYPPSVTRTSGRPAGAVLGSTGAYQHKLSSSAHRFNLMVQDFFEDVGPLLSMQLGGKALEGLFQVFNAYVNTLIRALPGSIEDETSFEGSGNKIVRMAETEAQQIALLANASLLADELLPRAAMKLAPLNQANYKDDLQRRASDRQSRHPEQREWKKRLVNSVDRLKDSFCQQHALDLIFTEEGDSHLSAEMYINMEGNADEIEWFPSLIFQELYVKLNRMAAIAADMFVGRERFAILLLMRLTETVILWLSQDQSFWDDIEEGPRPLGHLGLQQFYLDMKFVTCFASQGRYLSRNLLRVVNDIISKAMSAFASTGMDPYSVLPDDDWFTEIAQDAMERLSGKPKVANGERDLNSPTASVSAQSMSSVRSHGSY, via the exons ATGGCTTCCGTGAAATCCTCTCGGTCAAGAGCACACGCGGTCACTCCGTCTAAAGGAATCAACAAAGAAAGCGGCACCAAGCTCGAAGAAAATCTCAACGTCTTCAAATCCGATAATTTCGATGCTGATGCCTTTGTTCAGTCCAAATGTCATTCTCTCAACGAGAAG GAAATAAGGCAGTTGTGCTCGTATCTATTGGATCTGAAAAGGGCTTCTGCTGAGGAAATGCGCAAAAGTGTGTATGCCAACTATACAGCTTTCATTCG CACATCAAAAGAGATATCAGATTTGGAGGGTGAGCTTTCATCCATGAAAAACTTGCTATCTACTCAGGCAACTTTAATTCATGGTTTAGCTGAGGGGGTTCATATTGATTCTTTGTCTGATGATGCTCCTGAGTCTACCTCCAACGGCTCTTCTAATGATGAAGTTAAGGAGCCTACGGACCTAGAGAAGTGGCTAACGGAGTTTCCTGATCTCCTAGATGTTCTGTTAGCTGAAAGGAGAGTAGATGAAGCATTGTCGAGTCTTGATGAAGGAGAACGCATTGCAtctgaagcaaaagagaagaagacGTTAGGTCATGCTGTGCTTTTGTCACTACAAACTGCCATTGCTGAACGTAGGCAAAAGCTAGCTGATCAGCTCGCTGAAATTGCTTGCCAACCTTCTACTCGTGGTGCAGAGCTTCGTGCTGCTATTTCAGCTCTTAAAAAGCTTGGGGATGGGCCCCGTGCTCATAGTTTACTCCTTAATGCTCATTACAAGAAATACCAATTCAACATGAAAAATCTCCGTCCATCTAGCACCTCTTATGGAGGAGCTTATACTGCCGCCCTTTCACAGCTGGTATTCTCTGCCattgctcaagcagcgactgattCATTGGCTATTTTTGGTAAAGAGCCAGCTTATACATCCGAGCTAGTGATGTGGGCTACTAAGCAGACAGAGGCATTTGCACTTTTGGTCAAAAGGCATGCATTAACTTCATCTGCAGCTGCTGGTGGCTTACGAGCTGCTGCAGAATGTGTTCAAATAGCTTTAGGACACTGTTCTTTATTGGAAGCTCGTGGGCTTGCACTTTGCCCTGTGCTTCTGAAGCTTTTTAGACCTAGTGTTGAGCAAGCGCTAGATGCCAACTTGAAACGAATTGAAGAAAGCACTGCTGCTTTGGCAGCTGCTGATGATTGGGAACTCACGTATCCACCATCCGTTACACGTACATCCGGTAGGCCAGCCGGTGCTGTTCTTGGCTCTACAGGGGCATATCAGCATAAACTTTCAAGTAGTGCTCATCGTTTCAATTTGATGGTTCAG GATTTCTTTGAGGATGTGGGACCATTGCTAAGTATGCAGTTGGGAGGGAAAGCTTTGGAAGGTCTATTTCAGGTGTTTAATGCTTACGTGAACACACTTATAAGAGCATTACCTGGCTCCATAGAGGACGAGACCAGCTTTGAAGGTTCAGGAAATAAAATTGTTCGCATGGCCGAGACTGAAGCTCAGCAAATTGCTTTGCTTGCAAACGCATCTTTATTGGCAGACGAACTATTGCCACGTGCAGCTATGAAGCTTGCTCCCTTGAATCAGGCTAATTACAAGGATGATCTTCAAAGAAGAGCTTCAGATAGGCAAAGCCGTCACCCGGAGCAAAGGGAATGGAAGAAGCGTCTTGTGAATTCAGTTGACCGGTTAAAGGATAGCTTTTGTCAGCAGCATGCTCTGGATCTTATTTTCACAGAGGAAGGGGACAGCCATCTCTCTGCCGAAATGTATATAAACATGGAGGGGAACGCTGACGAGATAGAATGGTTCCCTTCTCTAATATTCCAG GAACTTTATGTCAAACTAAACAGAATGGCTGCCATAGCTGCTGATATGTTTGTAGGAAGGGAAAGATTTGCAATATTGTTGTTGATGAGGCTTACAGAAACTGTCATCTTGTGGCTTTCACAAGATCAGAGCTTTTGGGATGATATAGAGGAAGGACCAAGGCCATTGGGTCATCTTGGTCTTCAGCAG TTCTATTTGGATATGAAATTTGTCACATGCTTTGCTTCGCAAGGACGCTACTTATCTAGAAATTTGCTTCGGGTTGTCAATGACATAATCTCTAAAGCAATGTCAGCTTTTGCTTCAACTGGGATGG